GGTGCCCGAGGTGCCGATCGGCATCGCCGAGGTCGAGAGCGCCTGGCAGCGCGTCGAGACCGACCTCGAGTCGCTCGATCGCGCACTGGGCCGCGGCACCCGCCTCGCCGCGATGCCGGTGCAGCGCCTCGTGCGCACGCTCGGCGGGCTCGCCGCCGACTCCGAGGTGTTCGACAACATCGTCGAGCGCGCCGAGCTGCGCACCCAGCTGGCGCGCCTGGGCCTGGAGCCGCTGCTGACCGAGCTGTCGGTGCGTCACGTCGACGAGGCGCGCGTGGCCGAGGAGCTCGAGTTCGCGTGGTGGCAGTCGGCGCTCGAGCACATGCTGCAGAGCGACCGGGCGCTGCTGGGGGCGAACACGTCGGTGGTCGATCGCCTGGAGCGCGACTTCCGCCTCGTGGACGAGGCTCACGCCTCGGCATCCGGGCCGCTGCTGGCCTGGCAGCTCGCCGCCCAGTGGAAGATCGGGATCGTCGACGAGCCCGACCAGTCCGCCTCGCTGCGCCGCGCGCTGATGCGCGGCGAGGTCGACCCCGAGGCCGTGCTGCGCGAGGCGCCCACCCTCATGCGCGTGCTCGCGCCGGTCTGGCTCGCCTCTCCCTACGAGGTGCCGTCGATCCCCGACACCGAGACGTTCGACACCGTGATCCTGGCCGACGCGGCCGCCGTGAGCGTCACCGAGGCGGCGCCGGCGATCCGCCGCGCGCAGCAGGTGGTGGCCTTCGGCGACCCGGTGACCCAGCGCCCGACGCCGTTCGTCGTGCAGACGGGGCGCGAGGTCGAGGCCGGGGCCGTGTTCGATGCGGGGAGCCTGTTCGAGGGCCTCGCGGAGATCGTGCCCGTCGAGACGCTCACCCGCAGCTACCGCGCCGGCGGCGAGGACCTGGCCGCGCTCGTCAACGACGCCTTCTACGGCGGCGAGATCGTCTCGCTGCCGTGGGCGGGCTCGTACCTGGGCCGAGGCAGCCTCACGGTCGACTACGTGGAGGGCGGCCACGGTGCGCCCGATCCCGTCACGGGAGCGGTCGAGAGCCCCGATCTCGAGGTCAACCGCGTGGTCTCGCTCGTGGTGGAGCACGCCGTCAACCGGCCCAACGAGTCGCTCATGGTCGTCAGCGTGAGCCGCAAGCATGCCGAGCGCGTGCGCGCCGCGATCAATGCGGCCTTCGCGGGGCGCAGCGACGTGGCCGACTTCGTCTCGCGCGACACCGGCGAGCCGCTCACGGTGCTCACGCTCGAGGAGGCCGCCGCCGAGAGCCGGGACCGCGTCATCCTCACCCTCGGCTACGGCCTCACCAAGCACGGCCGCGTGCTCAGCGAGTTCGGCGACCTGTCGACGCCCGACGGCGAGCGGCTGCTCACGATCGGCATGACCCGCGCCCGCCGCTCGATGGTGATCGTCTCGTCGATCCGGCCCTCGTCCTTCGACGACGGGCGCCTGCAGCACGGCGCCGCCACCCTGATGGGCATCCTCGGCGGGCTCGCCGCCCGCGGCCGCGACGCGCGCCTTGAGGATCTCGCCGACCCGCTCACGCTCGCCCTGGCCCGCGAGCTGCGCCGGCTCGGCGTGGCCGTCGACGTCGACTACCGCGGCATGCTGCCGCTGGTGGCGCAGCACGGCGGCAAGGCCGTGGTCGTCGAGCCCGATCCCGAGTCGCGTGCCGAGTCGCTGCGAGAGTCGCTGCGGCTGCGGCCGCACGTGCTGCGGCGCCTGGGATGGCATTACGTGCGCGTGCACGCGTTCGACCTGTACAGCGACCCGGCGGCCGTCGCCGAGCGGATCGCCGCCGTGCTCGGGATCACCCCGGGCACGCCCCGGGCCCAGGACGACACCCAGCCGCTCGATCTAACCTGATCGGGTGACGGAGAGCGGTCAGCGGCAGCGCGTCGAGCGGGTGGCGGGTTCCCGCCGCGCCCGCCTCACGCGCGTCGACGGCACCCTCTCGGACTCCGAGGCCGAGGCGACGCTGCGGGGCGAGCGGCCCGGCGCCGTCGCGCCCGCGGGGGAGCGGGGCGCCAACGACGACCGCCTCCGCCGCGACCGGCCGCCGCACTGGTGAGCTTCCCGGGAACGACGAAGGGCGCCGCCGGATCGAACCGGCGACGCCCCTCGAGATGACGCGTTACTGCTGCGGCCGGGCGGCGAGCAGGTCGCGGATCTGCGCGAGCAGCTCCTCCTGCGTGGGGGCCGGCTCGGCCTCCTCGTCGACCGCGAGCTTGGCGGCGCGGCGCTCGGCGATCTTGTTCATCGGCAGCACCAGGGCGAAGTAGACGACCGCCGCGATGGCGAGGAAGTTGATGATCGCCTGGATGATGGCGCCGATGCCGAAGTTCACCGGGGCGAAGATGCCCGGGAAGGTGATGACCCAGCCCGACAGGCTGCCGCTGGGCACGAATGCGCCGAGCAGCGGGTTGATGACGTAGTCGACGACGGCCGTGACGATCGCGCCGAACGCGCCGCCGATGACGACCGCGACCGCGAGATCGATGACGTTGCCGCGCATGATGAACTCTTTGAAGCCCTGCAGCATTTCGGTTCCTTCCCCCATCCGGCGACACGCCGGAATCATCGGGCGCCGATCAGGACGAGGCCGGCGCCGGAGCGGACGCTCCGGAAGACGATGATGCCGTGGACGTCGATGCGGCGCCAGACGCCGCGCCCGAATCGCCCGCAGTCGACCCCGACCGCGAATCGGTGCGGTAGAACCCCGAGCCGTTGAACGTGACGCCGATCGATCCGTACTGCTTGCGCAGCGGGCCGCCGCACGCGGGGCACTCGGTCAGCGACGGATCGCTGAAGGACTGGACGGCGTCGAAGGCGTGACCGCACGTCTTGCAGGCATAGGCGTAGGTAGGCAATGCGTCCTCGCAGGGT
This genomic interval from Microbacterium sediminis contains the following:
- a CDS encoding ATP-binding protein translates to MDDIAADVTPSDLGVAEPGVRVVHAADAERQRLRMAAADLGGPSPLLHYREAHDSGIDITKAHPGSLPQFITGKSTLLSNLFRDEVALRTARLAAERITAKNIELRTVRAIDAVRLAVGVASWRLGAETFNAPVLLRPLAIRRHHTDFELKLHGAFVVNPELVRALRSQFGIELDGPALASLAHSDGVFKPQPVIDHLRAATARIETFTVRPRLVVSTFADVGGVMARDLHDLGHPVLDALAGHDDAIANLRDQRDAPHVTHPDERAPASDTLLLDADAEQERVLARIAAGQSIVVHTLPGTGGTQTVINAVGSLVRAGKRVLVVSPRRSTLDGVRHRLAAVGLDALAVSPSSLRRDLIRAIGRNEKAEQPRVSDIDDALVRLRTVLRDYRRALVKPHPQLGVSALDAARTLTKLASLPQPPSTTARLGIRALERLAGDRTDAARTLTLAARLGEFRIGPNDSPWYGVAFATTQEAKDAHALAGRLQSTDVPQLLERGYELIAQTRMRPFTTIDELGEYLRLLHGIRDSLDRFSPTVFERPLAELIKAHGPRREAESMPGATRRRLKKLAKEYVRPGVHVVDMHGALVRIQHQRAQWQQLVDTGVVPEVPIGIAEVESAWQRVETDLESLDRALGRGTRLAAMPVQRLVRTLGGLAADSEVFDNIVERAELRTQLARLGLEPLLTELSVRHVDEARVAEELEFAWWQSALEHMLQSDRALLGANTSVVDRLERDFRLVDEAHASASGPLLAWQLAAQWKIGIVDEPDQSASLRRALMRGEVDPEAVLREAPTLMRVLAPVWLASPYEVPSIPDTETFDTVILADAAAVSVTEAAPAIRRAQQVVAFGDPVTQRPTPFVVQTGREVEAGAVFDAGSLFEGLAEIVPVETLTRSYRAGGEDLAALVNDAFYGGEIVSLPWAGSYLGRGSLTVDYVEGGHGAPDPVTGAVESPDLEVNRVVSLVVEHAVNRPNESLMVVSVSRKHAERVRAAINAAFAGRSDVADFVSRDTGEPLTVLTLEEAAAESRDRVILTLGYGLTKHGRVLSEFGDLSTPDGERLLTIGMTRARRSMVIVSSIRPSSFDDGRLQHGAATLMGILGGLAARGRDARLEDLADPLTLALARELRRLGVAVDVDYRGMLPLVAQHGGKAVVVEPDPESRAESLRESLRLRPHVLRRLGWHYVRVHAFDLYSDPAAVAERIAAVLGITPGTPRAQDDTQPLDLT
- a CDS encoding FmdB family zinc ribbon protein, whose product is MPTYAYACKTCGHAFDAVQSFSDPSLTECPACGGPLRKQYGSIGVTFNGSGFYRTDSRSGSTAGDSGAASGAASTSTASSSSGASAPAPASS
- the mscL gene encoding large conductance mechanosensitive channel protein MscL, which produces MLQGFKEFIMRGNVIDLAVAVVIGGAFGAIVTAVVDYVINPLLGAFVPSGSLSGWVITFPGIFAPVNFGIGAIIQAIINFLAIAAVVYFALVLPMNKIAERRAAKLAVDEEAEPAPTQEELLAQIRDLLAARPQQ